tatatatatatatacatatatatatatatatatatatatatacgtatatatatattatacatatatatatatatatatatatatatatatatatatatatatatatatacatatatatataatatatatataatatatatatataatatatatatatatatatatatatatatatatatatatatatatatatatataatatatatataatatatatataatatatatatatatatatatatatatatatatatatatatatatatatatatatatattatatatatattatatatatatatatatatatatatatatatatatatatatatatatatatatatatatatatatatatatatatatatatatatatatatatatatacacataaatatacacataaatatacacatacatgaatatatatatatatatatatatatatatatatatatatatatatatatatatatatacatatatatatatatatatatatatatatatatatatgtatatatatatgtatatatatatatatgtatatatataggtatatatatatatatgtatatatataggtatatatatatatgtatatatataggtatatatatatatgtatatatataggtatatatatatatgtatatatataggtatatatatatatatgtatatatatatatatatatggatatttatgtgtatatgtatatgtatatatgtatatatatatatatatatatatatatatatatatatgtatatatatatgtatatatatatatgtatatttatgtgtatatgtatatgtatatatgtatatatatatatatatatatatatatatatatatatatatatatatatatatatatatatatatatatatatatatatatatatatcttttcttgagGAACGCAagacagaaacaagagaaaaatttgACACAACTAAGTACCTCAACAACagttccccatctctctctttctctctctctctaagagtcTCATCATTGTCCAAAATCTAgtgtccaaaaaagaaaaagaaaaagaagaaagaaagaagaaaaaaagagaaaaataaagagctaAAAGAGGTACATGTCACATGAACAATACGGACAGTGAAGGAAAACACCAGTTAGTATCGTGAGCAGATCAAGAGCCGGTGCACAGCTGGATCAAGCCATAGTCTCCACTGATGTTCCAGTCGCTCGCAGCTGCAGCCGTTCTCTCTGCCACTCCCGGGGCCAGGCCCACCACAGGCCCTCCCTTGGCTGTTCTAAGGACTAGGATTGGGGCTGGAGAGAAACCTCGAAGGGCACGCTGAAAGCTTGTGTTCGTTGGCCAGTCCAAGTCTCCCGTGAGCTTGCGATAATTGAGATCCCCctgagaagaagagaatgagtcaGTGTTCTCTTATGCTCTAATATTTCATGTGTTACAGGGAATTTAGTCACCTTCTCTTGATGAAAGCCATCCATGAAATAGTCTTCACTGTTATCAATCAATAGAACCTATCACACTACTATTTCCTTTGGCAAAGGCAGCACTGTGTTACAACTCACAAAACACTGAGACAAAAAAACAGGCTTAATTTCTACTTGTGAATAATCTTATTGCCTTTTCAATCATATGAAACctacaaagaatagaaaatctGTAAGATGAGGTAAGAGGAGATAATCTTTATGGCAACTTCATCCTTTTATTCAGTAAATGATTCATTGATGGGGGGGATTAAACCCTAATGGCATCTAATTTCCTTTAGCAGGCCCTAATATTTTCATAGGCAATATTCTATACACATAGACAATCAAAAACAGTCGTAACACAACTTTCATTCTCTTGACACAAAACCCTACAGCCCCGCTGATCTCATACCTTAAATATAACTAAGGACGCTTTGCAGAGCTCCGAATAGAGCCGTGGGTCAACCTCGTTCATGGAGGCAAAGTCATGATGCTGTGTCCAGAATTTGTTCTCGCTAATCTTCCACTGGCCGGAGGAGAGGTAATTCGCCCACTTGTTGGCCATTTCGGCATTGGAGTCTCCAAACTCTCTGCCGCAAgagtaagaaatgaaataaattattcaataaaatgaggaaaaaaggatgattacattttttgtttgtttgtttttaagtccttcttttttatttacaaatccaaaaacaagaaaacaataacaaaaactgaaaaccttaaataaaaaacaaataaccaGAGCAAAAACTCTTGCGCTTCCTCTGGCTCCGCACCTGAGTTTCTCGATGGTCCACATCAGATCCGAGTGCAAGGTGTCCGACACAAACCATGGCCGCGTCTTGGTGTGTATGGTGACGGACGTGGCCAGCGCCGACTCCATCAGGAAGGTCAGGAAGCAAAGGTCACTCACCAGCTCAAACCCGGCATTGTCTAACACTAACactggagggaaagaagaaggccATTTGGGACGTAATCTTATAAATAAATCCCATTAATTTTTCCTTAAACCAtgtcacagaaaagaaaaataagtgaatagacaaaaaaaagaaaaaaagaaaaaaaagaaatataaaaataaaaaaggaaggagaaaagaaaagaaaagaatgaaaagatagaaaagaaagaaaaggaaagaaagaaagaaagaaagggaaccccccccaaaaaagaaaaaataaagaaaaaggaaaaaaagaagaaaaaagaaaagagaaagaaaaaaaagaagaaaaaagaaaagcaaagataaaaagaaaacaggtgAAATAATCAGAATAATTCTGCCAGTATATTCCATCAGAATATTTCAATTGTCCAAACCAGCTGTACATCCTAATATGACCTCAAGGCAACCTCATAACAGCTATACTTCCAAGAATAAAAAATGCATTAATTTATATCAGCCGTAAATGCCTCTTCAGCAaccaacaaataaaagagaattaGACAATTACTCTAGAGGAAAACAATAAATATCTACAAaggaaaataatagcaaaatttgGGGAAAATTTACTGCACTAGAAAAACTAGTTATTCAGCTTCTTCAACTAGGGGAATGACGATCAGGTCTGAGCACATATTAACCCAATGAAAAACACATAAAACTGCACCCATTGGGTTTGCACTACATAAAATGTCATTCAGTAAAATCTCTAAGTAAAGAGTTATAGTTACAACTGAGTACAGGAAGCATATTTCATCTTTTTAGACTCAGAACTGCCAAGAGCTTAAACTTTGGGACAGTAAACTACTTCAATATACGTCCAgcattcttaatcattattgtGACTTGCATCAGTAATATCCTGAAGCCCAAATCACCATATCATTATGTTACTGAAAGATTAACTTTTGTATAACAGTCTAAATATGTAAAATTAGGTTGTTAAGATCCTCATTACTTATTATGAGCCATGAAAGGTTTTCAGAAAAgataaatcaaatgaaataataatactacAATTAATCCCAAAACTGCAGCTACTTAAATCGAGCAATCAAAGCACGATAAGTGAACACAAACCTAGATCTCTCTGGTCCTCAGGAAGGGAAACTAAGAGCTGCCAAAGCAAGTCAGCATTGTTGTCGAGGATCTGCGGTCGCAATTTGTCTAGTGAACTGAAGATATCAGACTCTTGCGCTCTGTCCGCACCACCAGATATACTAAGGTCGCACCTGTTACCCCATAGACAGACCTTGCAGGAGAAATGCCAATATCAGTGATGCAGAAGTTATTGATAATTTAAGACAAACTATTTAACACAAATATTAAAGCTGTAAGAGCAGACATTAACCAAGGATGCAGCTGTTTCTGTCTTTACAACTAATAAGGTGCTTTTGCCAATGAGTTCTGAGTAAGTGTATTGTGTAGAGCAGTCAGTTCTTAACCTTGGGTGCATCAGTAATTTCCAAAGGGGGAACAAGCCCTAGGGAAAAAACAGGAATTTCTCCAATCATATTTGTTATTCTCTTATCGAGAGCATAGTTAAATAAAGAGAGATTTATCAATAATGTGCCTAACTCATACTCAATAAAAAGTCTCAGAACCAATTAATCCTTTTCTTTAAAATCTGGGAGGGACTTTTATTCCCAGATGCAAAGGGGGCATGGAGGGAAGGACAAATTCCTAAAGAGGATGTGGTTGgaaaaaggttaagaaccactggAGCAGAGGGAATGCCTAGATAAGGGAAGGTCGGTCACACGAGTCGACCTCAGCAAGTCAAATGTGGTACTATCAACCTCTTGATGGACTGGGTATGAGGGTAATGGCAGGAGTCAGTGGTTGTGGATTATTCTCAGATCCTATATATAAAATGGGGAAACCTTTTATAaacattattcattttcatattatgtTTCAATTACTTTATGCTTTTGTCATAAAATTTACTTCTTTTGAATAATGTAAATTTTCCCAGGCGAGTCTTCTCTGGGAAATGATCGCAAGTTTAGTTCCGAGTTTTTCTCTGCATCTCAAAGCATACTTACTTTTCCTGAAAAAGTCAAATGCTGGCTGCTTTTCGTAAATCAAACTTGATGAGAAAAAATAAGGCTATAATTACAGAGTTAATAATGAATTCATAAGGTAGAGAGAATCACTCAGGTTTCTGACTGTGTATAGCTCTGGCAGAAGATATACAAATTATGATAAAACATTTGTTAGACAAAAAGCATGACACTCAACTTCATCTCACTACACTCAAGCATCAAAGCTGTACCTGCAGCAAAGTTTTTGGCCCAAGTCTGGACATCAAGACTGTCTTGTCAATTTGCATGGCTTTGATTACATTCTTCAAGGCATattaaagagtaaagaaaaatcaaatgcAGTGCATCTTCAAGCAAAGACACAGCTTTGCAAAGTAGTCTGATAACTCTTTTACTTTTTCACATTTCAGTAAATAAGGCACCCAGGAATCAGATTGCATACTGACTGAATATACTAAACTGGTACATTGTGATCTCACACACAGCCACTCAAGTGTAGCAAGCCTGTACCTTGGCTGAGTCTGTGGTTGACACCCCCTAAGTGTAAGGGGTTAATGGCTACTTATAATTTCCTTTCTCAGCAACTGAAGGTTATCAATGAAATATAAACaagtgtctatatacacacaataacaaaaacaaaaactacttcttctatatacattttctttcttttttcttcttttccattggCATGGCCCTTACCTCCAGGAGCTGAATGACATACTGCTTAAGTAACTGTTGTGTAAAATTACTGACAGAGTTGCACGCTGTCACGACCCGTTTAGTCAGGCAGTCCACAGCCGTCTTAGAGTCAACAAGAGCCTTCTGCTTCTGCACCAGGAACGGGTCGAATCCCCTCAACGGATCACTGCCATGGGGAGAGTCAGATTAGTCTAATTCACATGAGCTGCAACTGTAATCATACAGAATGAATATGATATTAATCAAGTGCTTTTAACACTTCTACTGATAACATCTAGGAGGCTCTTCTCTTGGTTTTCAGTTCACTGATTATATTGTGGGGTAATTCTTCGATGCCCAGCAAATTTAACAAAATCTTGCAATATCTAGAAATTATGACTTGTAGCAATAATGAAGCAACAGAAAATTCTTTCCATCATAGAAAAGGTtttaatggaaagaaaaagaaagaaagaaagaaaaaaatacatattcttaCCATTATATCTAACATATTAACTTCACAAAATTACACCTGAATGAGGTATACAGGCACTAGCCcataacatgaaaaaatataacgaaaGTAGCAAATAAATTGATAAGGgtggataatttttttcttctttttcaacctGGGGGCTATGGAGCAACATGAAAATTATGGCATccaattaaactgaattttatctcccCTTCGgtacctacatataattatctctcacatatcaataaattggaatcttctCATAAAGGGTTCTTGTCCTGTAGCTACAGACACCATTACACCATTCATAACTAGAAATAACTATATCTGACAGTCATTAAAATGTAAAAAGTTGGAGACCACTGCTCTAAACCAACCTCTCTTTTCCACATGTCTATCTCGGCAAGTGTAATAATATTCAATCCCTAGGCAATACCCACCACAAATAGAAGGCCTCGTGAATTCTGGCATACATGTAGCACTCTGCGTAGAGCCAGGGGGCAGTAAACCACTTGGGCTGGTCCTCGTTCTCGATGGTAAATTTCTCCAGCTCCCGGTTGTATTCATCGGAATCATCTGGGGAGGAAGTTTAGGAGTTCTAGGCATCCAAACTTTCATATAAAAACATTTTTACTGATACTGCTAAAAATAAATACAGtgaatgcaaaagaaaaagaaagaaaaaaagagaaaaaagaaaagaaaaagagaaagagagagagagagagagagagagagagagagagagagagagagagagagagagagagagagagagagagagagagagagagagagagagagagagagagagaaaaacacgagagaaagaaagagagagagaaaaacacgagagaaagaaagagagagagagaggagagagagagagagagagagagagagagagagagagagagagagagagagagagagagagagagagagagagagagagagagagagagagagagagagagagagagagagagagagagagagagagagagagagagagagagagagagagagagagagggaaagagagggagagaaagagggagagagaaaaaaatgagagaaaaagagagagagaataagagagagagaaaaagagagagagagagagagagagagagagagagagagagagagagagagagagagagagagagagagagagagagagagagagagagagaaagagagaaagagagagagagagagagagtgagagagagagagagagagagagagagagagagagagatagagagagagagagaaagagacagagagagagagagagagacagagacagagacagagacagaaacagaaacagagagacagagagaaagagagaaagagagagagagagagagagagagagagagagagagagagagagagagagagagagagagagagagagagagagagagagagagagagagagagagagagaatctatttTATCTGAAGGCTCTCCATTATCTGTCattacattaatttttttttctgattggccGCTGCAACTTCCATTATTAATCTAACTCCTGAATGAATATCTGGactaaatacacataaatataacaaCCACAATCTACCCTTTACAAACTCCATCTCACAGCAAGATATGAATGCTAGGAATTCACATGTTTAAAAACTTTCAATGATAATCAACAAATACATTAATGAAACAAGGCACTAAGACTGCAAAGAGCTGATGAGTCTCAGCACACTGTAACTACAGGATTAACGGTTACCATCAAGAAAACCTAAGCATCTTGAATACCATGGGGAGATGCTGAGGGATCCGCCTGCAGTATCCGGAAAGGCTTGTTGGTCTGCATCTCGTTCTTGAGTTGCGAGAGTCTACCAATAACCTCCTTGCATCCTTCCTGAGCTGCCTGGAAAGATACGGGGAACTTAAGAGCTGCAAGTTCATACCATGAACGGGATAAATTTCACTGCCTTGAGCAAAACACTACCCGCCGACTACCGGACAAATCCCTATTGTATTTCTCACGTATCCGATTCAATCGCCTCACCCTCTACAAACAGTCTTACCTCTCCATATTGCTTTCCTATGGACACTTTCTCACGGCAGAGAAAATCAATGACTTTGGTGAGGATGACTGGCAGACGGTCCTTTATGGTCAGGTAGGCAAAGCTTCTGCAGAACAAAGTAAGAGATATCGTTTATCACTACGCCAAGGCACTCTACGACACTAcccggaaaaaaggaaagagggagtgtcTCTTTGTTCCCATAAAGGCATGTACAGCAAATGAGGCAACAGCGCAAGTGCAATACTATGATGCAACTCTACTCTTGGGCTGGCAGTCCATTGGTGTTCCTATCAGAGTTTAAGACATAAATATCataaactccctctctctctctctaattataacCTCAATggttaaaaaagatgatgataatgataataataataacaataacaataataataataataacaaaaacaataataataataatcatatgaagaagaaggagaaaaaggtttAGTTTAAaccgtggtgtttttttttaagtgttactTTAATAATATTTTGACATGCACTtataagaggggagaaggggaaggcatgaagtaagaagaaaagaacaaagagaaaagagtgagtgaatgaatctctctctctctttctctttctttaatttcatttctctccctccctctctccttctccccccctctctctctcattctctctgagaaaagagaaaagagtgagtgagtgaatttctcttctctcttctttcttcttctcttcttctcttcttctctctcttcttctttctctctctcttctttctctctctctctttcacaccctcttctcatcttctctctctctttctttcctcttctttcaataactctcctcttccatctctctctctctttctcactctctctatctcactctgtccccctctctctctcctcactccctactctctttctctttcttttcttttctttttctttctctcctccctctctcctttccttcctctgcttctccccctccctccccctttctctcttcctcactctctgtctcacttccacctctctctctcagtctctctctctcttcccttcctccctcctttcctttccctctccctcttctccctccccctctctctccttctctcacactccctccctcattcgctccctctcctcactactttcttctctctcccttatccccctcctcttctctctttctgtctgaccgctccttctctctctccctcagtctcttctccctccttctctccttctccctccctctctc
This genomic interval from Penaeus vannamei isolate JL-2024 chromosome 35, ASM4276789v1, whole genome shotgun sequence contains the following:
- the LOC113800670 gene encoding damage-control phosphatase ARMT1: MADPQPLSGRRVGSFAYLTIKDRLPVILTKVIDFLCREKVSIGKQYGEAAQEGCKEVIGRLSQLKNEMQTNKPFRILQADPSASPHDDSDEYNRELEKFTIENEDQPKWFTAPWLYAECYMYARIHEAFYLCDPLRGFDPFLVQKQKALVDSKTAVDCLTKRVVTACNSVSNFTQQLLKQYVIQLLEVCLWGNRCDLSISGGADRAQESDIFSSLDKLRPQILDNNADLLWQLLVSLPEDQRDLVLVLDNAGFELVSDLCFLTFLMESALATSVTIHTKTRPWFVSDTLHSDLMWTIEKLREFGDSNAEMANKWANYLSSGQWKISENKFWTQHHDFASMNEVDPRLYSELCKASLVIFKGDLNYRKLTGDLDWPTNTSFQRALRGFSPAPILVLRTAKGGPVVGLAPGVAERTAAAASDWNISGDYGLIQLCTGS